The Sporichthyaceae bacterium genome window below encodes:
- a CDS encoding ABC transporter ATP-binding protein, with product MSLVLRNIKAGYGGTPVLRGVDLTVPAGRVVALLGPNGAGKSTLLRACSGMLHPTAGTITLAGKDVTHARPHQLAGRGLCHIPENRAVFPGLTVRDNLRVMVGGKLRPDTVELAREAFPVLGKRLDQLAGTMSGGEQQMLALTRAYLTGPRYVLLDEVSMGLAPIVVETIYDFLRRLAARGTALLLVEQYVTKALAFADMVYLLTKGVVDFAGEPGELDADALAARYLGAA from the coding sequence ATGAGTCTGGTGCTGCGCAACATCAAGGCCGGCTACGGCGGCACCCCGGTGCTGCGCGGCGTCGACCTCACCGTGCCCGCCGGCCGGGTGGTGGCGCTGCTCGGCCCGAACGGGGCCGGCAAGAGCACGCTGCTGCGCGCCTGCTCCGGGATGCTGCACCCGACCGCGGGCACCATCACGCTGGCCGGCAAGGACGTCACCCACGCCCGGCCACACCAGCTCGCCGGCCGGGGCCTGTGCCACATCCCGGAGAACCGCGCGGTGTTCCCCGGTCTGACCGTGCGGGACAACCTGCGGGTGATGGTCGGCGGCAAACTACGCCCGGACACCGTCGAGCTGGCCCGGGAAGCATTTCCCGTACTGGGCAAGCGATTGGACCAGCTCGCCGGGACCATGAGCGGCGGCGAGCAGCAGATGCTCGCGCTCACCCGCGCCTACCTCACCGGACCCCGCTACGTCCTGCTCGACGAGGTGTCGATGGGTCTGGCGCCCATCGTGGTCGAGACGATCTATGACTTCCTGCGCCGACTCGCCGCGCGCGGGACCGCTCTACTGCTCGTCGAGCAGTACGTGACCAAGGCGCTCGCGTTCGCCGACATGGTCTACCTGCTGACCAAGGGTGTCGTGGACTTCGCCGGTGAACCCGGCGAGCTCGACGCGGACGCCCTCGCCGCCCGCTATCTCGGCGCCGCCTGA